In Gossypium raimondii isolate GPD5lz chromosome 12, ASM2569854v1, whole genome shotgun sequence, a single window of DNA contains:
- the LOC105764778 gene encoding adenylate kinase 4 translates to MASGSVNLEEIPYESLMNELLRRMKCAPKPEKRLILIGPPGSGKGTQSPIIKDEHCLCHLAAGDMLRAAVSAKTPLGIKAKEAMDKGELVSDDLVVGIIDEAMKKPSCKKGFILDGFPRTVAQAQKLDEMLERQGVKIDKVLDFAIDDAVLEERISGRWIHPASGRSYHTKFAPPRVPGVDDVTGEPLIQRKDDSAAVLKSRLESFHRQTQPVINYYSKKGIVATLHAEKPLTDVTDEVRKVLS, encoded by the exons ATGGCGAGCGGTTCGGTGAACTTGGAAGAAATACCCTACGAATCTCTGATGAATGAGCTTCTCCGCCGTATGAAGTGCGCCCCCAAACCCGAGAAGCGCCTCATCCTCATTG GTCCACCTGGATCTGGAAAAGGCACTCAATCACCAATAATTAAAGATGAGCACTGCTTGTGTCACTTGGCCGCTGGTGATATGCTTAGAGCTGCTGTTTCCGCTAAAACCCCACTTGGTATCAAGGCCAAGGAAGCTATGGATAAG GGAGAACTTGTTTCTGATGACCTGGTTGTTGGCATTATCGATGAAGCGATGAAGAAACCTTCATGTAAAAAGGGTTTCATTCTTGATGGGTTTCCCAGGACTGTAGCACAAGCACAAAAG CTTGATGAGATGCTGGAAAGGCAGGGAGTTAAAATCGATAAGGTGCTCGATTTCGCAATTGACGATGCGGTCTTGGAGGAGAGGATTTCTGGTCGCTGGATCCACCCTGCTAGTGGTAGATCCTACCATACAAAATTTGCACCTCCTAGAGTTCCAGGTGTAGATGAT GTGACTGGGGAACCTTTGATCCAACGTAAAGACGACTCTGCAGCTGTTCTCAAGTCAAGGCTTGAGTCATTTCACAGACAAACTCAACCA GTGATCAATTATTATTCCAAGAAGGGAATAGTTGCAACGCTTCATGCCGAAAAGCCTCTTACAGATGTTACGGATGAGGTCCGGAAAGTACTCTCATGA